The Couchioplanes caeruleus nucleotide sequence GTAGAGCACCGTCGCCGCCACACCGCCCACGGCGAACACCCGCCACCACACGTGCGCACGGGAGGGCGGAGCAGTGGATCGCACTCCGCATCGCCCCCTGGCACCGGTCAGCTCATCAGCGCGTCCGCCGTGGGAACCGTACCGTCGTCCCGGCCCCGCGCGGCAGGGATTCCGTGGACGAACATCGTCGGGCAGGCGCAGCGGCGCAACAACTCACCCGCCACGGCGCCCAGCAATGAGGTGCTGCCGGCGCCGCGCGGCCCCACGATCATCATGCGCGCCGACCGGGAGGCGCGTACGAGGGTCGGGCCAGGTTCCCCGACCAGCAGCCGGGCCCGTACGCCCGCGGGCCCGGCGAGGCCGCGTACGGCGGACGCCAGCAGCCGGCGGCCGGACGGCTCCCCGGCGGGGCCGGTGACCACGTGCACCACCTCGAGCGGGACCCGGCGCCGCAGCGACTCGTCCGCCGCCAGCCGCAGCGCCCCTTCGGAGCAGGCCGAGCGGTCGACCGCCACGAGCAGCGGCCCGGCCTGCGGGCGGATGCCCCGGGCCACCAGCACGGGACACCGTGCCCGCGCGACGGTCTGCACGAGCACCGAGTCGTCCGGCAGCCGGTGGGTGGCCGCCAGGTCGTCGTCGCCGAGCACGAGCAGCGAGGCCGTACGGCTCTGCCGCAGCAGCTCGCGTACCGGCTGGCCGTCCACGAGCAGACCGCCGACCCGGACGCCGGGGACGCTGCGCTCCGCGGTCGCGGCCGCCCGCTGCACGATCATTTCCGCGTCGTGTCGCGCGCTGCCGTAATCCGGAGGATCATTGTGGGAACGGGCGCCGGGCCAGGTGAAGGCGTGCACGATGCGCAGCGGCTGCCCGCGCGTCACCGCCTCGCGGGCGGCCAGCCGGA carries:
- a CDS encoding universal stress protein; this translates as MQIPGAAPVVVGVNGTASGLAAVRLAAREAVTRGQPLRIVHAFTWPGARSHNDPPDYGSARHDAEMIVQRAAATAERSVPGVRVGGLLVDGQPVRELLRQSRTASLLVLGDDDLAATHRLPDDSVLVQTVARARCPVLVARGIRPQAGPLLVAVDRSACSEGALRLAADESLRRRVPLEVVHVVTGPAGEPSGRRLLASAVRGLAGPAGVRARLLVGEPGPTLVRASRSARMMIVGPRGAGSTSLLGAVAGELLRRCACPTMFVHGIPAARGRDDGTVPTADALMS